One genomic region from Jilunia laotingensis encodes:
- a CDS encoding MotA/TolQ/ExbB proton channel family protein, with translation MNIISDILYWISTGLLVPVIVLLIFLFCRSLLLIGNFYGQYLSIRKTEAILRKELSTLTPVTLDELSDKLPESSSSLVINSIKQILEAQNTPAQVQRLIANFEIAADKDLAISKTLTKLGPILGLMGTLIPMGPALAGLASGDIASMAYNMQIAFATTVVGLVAGAIGFLTQQVKQRWYLQDMTNLEFIAALINEKIKRDEA, from the coding sequence ATGAATATCATATCAGACATTTTATATTGGATTTCAACAGGTCTTTTAGTACCTGTTATTGTATTGTTAATTTTCCTGTTTTGCCGTTCTTTGCTCCTAATAGGCAATTTCTACGGACAATACTTGTCTATCCGGAAGACCGAAGCCATCCTGCGCAAAGAACTAAGTACACTAACTCCAGTGACGTTAGATGAACTAAGTGACAAACTGCCCGAAAGCTCCTCGTCACTTGTGATCAATTCTATAAAACAGATACTTGAAGCACAAAATACCCCTGCACAAGTGCAACGCCTCATTGCTAACTTTGAAATTGCAGCCGACAAAGACCTTGCAATATCAAAGACGCTCACAAAATTAGGTCCCATTTTAGGTCTGATGGGTACGCTCATCCCGATGGGACCTGCATTGGCAGGACTGGCAAGTGGTGATATTGCCTCTATGGCGTACAATATGCAAATTGCTTTTGCAACCACCGTAGTGGGACTTGTAGCCGGTGCTATCGGGTTTCTCACCCAACAAGTAAAACAACGCTGGTATCTTCAGGACATGACTAATCTGGAATTTATCGCAGCACTAATCAATGAAAAAATCAAGAGAGATGAAGCGTAA
- a CDS encoding DUF2149 domain-containing protein, whose translation MKRNLLRKEEDSDPISVVSNLFDVAMVFAVALMVALVSRYNMTEVFSQEDYTMVKNPGKENMEIITKEGQKINRYTPSENQEQKKDGKRGKKVGIAYELDNGEIIYVPEE comes from the coding sequence ATGAAGCGTAATTTACTAAGAAAAGAGGAAGACAGCGACCCGATCAGTGTCGTATCCAATTTATTTGATGTAGCCATGGTTTTTGCCGTTGCACTCATGGTAGCACTCGTCAGCCGGTATAATATGACAGAAGTATTTTCCCAGGAAGATTATACTATGGTGAAAAATCCGGGAAAGGAAAATATGGAAATTATCACGAAGGAGGGGCAAAAAATAAACCGATATACTCCTTCTGAAAATCAGGAGCAAAAGAAAGATGGTAAACGTGGCAAGAAAGTAGGTATTGCCTACGAACTGGATAATGGTGAAATTATTTATGTTCCCGAAGAATAA
- a CDS encoding bifunctional 4-hydroxy-2-oxoglutarate aldolase/2-dehydro-3-deoxy-phosphogluconate aldolase: MAKFDKIAVLNKMGSTGMVPVFYHKDADVAKKVVKACYEGGIRAFEFTNRGDFAHEVFAETVKFATKECPEMAMGVGSIVDPATAALYLQLGACFIVGPLFNPEIAKVCNRRLVLYIPGCGTLSEVGFAQEAGCDLCKIFPADVLGVKFVKELLAPMPWSKLMVTGGVEPTQENLALWIEVGVFCMGMGGKLFPDDKIAVEDWAYVTAKCAEALGFIADARK, from the coding sequence ATGGCAAAATTTGATAAAATAGCAGTGTTGAACAAAATGGGTTCAACAGGAATGGTACCTGTATTCTATCATAAGGATGCAGATGTGGCAAAGAAAGTGGTAAAGGCTTGTTATGAAGGTGGTATCCGTGCTTTCGAATTTACAAACCGTGGTGATTTTGCCCATGAAGTGTTTGCTGAAACGGTGAAATTTGCCACAAAAGAATGTCCTGAAATGGCAATGGGAGTAGGCTCCATTGTCGATCCGGCAACGGCTGCCCTCTATTTACAGTTGGGTGCTTGTTTCATTGTAGGTCCCTTGTTCAACCCTGAAATAGCAAAGGTATGCAATCGACGTCTCGTACTTTATATTCCCGGATGTGGAACCCTGTCGGAAGTAGGTTTTGCCCAGGAAGCAGGTTGTGATTTATGTAAAATATTTCCAGCGGATGTGCTGGGTGTGAAATTTGTAAAAGAGCTATTGGCTCCGATGCCGTGGTCTAAACTGATGGTGACCGGTGGCGTAGAGCCGACTCAGGAGAATTTAGCCTTATGGATCGAAGTAGGTGTATTTTGTATGGGTATGGGGGGCAAACTTTTCCCTGATGATAAAATTGCTGTTGAAGATTGGGCTTACGTAACAGCTAAATGTGCCGAAGCTCTAGGCTTTATAGCTGATGCACGTAAATAG
- a CDS encoding Na+/H+ antiporter NhaC family protein yields the protein MNEEKINKDLSGWLALSPLFVFLCLYLVTSVIVNDFYKVPITVAFLVSSCYAIAITRGLKLDQRIYQFSVGASNKNIMLMIWIFILAGAFAQSAKQMGAIDATVNLTLHILPDNLLLAGIFIAACFISLSIGTSVGTIVALTPVATGLAAKTGIDVPFMVAVVVGGSFFGDNLSFISDTTIASTKTQGCVMRDKFRVNSMVVVPAAIIVLGIYVVQGLSVTAIPSIQEIEWIKVIPYLIVLGTAVAGINVMIILLLGIISTAIIGIVTGSFGVFDCFAAMGNGITGMGELIIITLLAGGMLETIRFNGGINFIITKLTRHVHGKRGAELCIAALVSIANLCTANNTIAIITTGPIAKDIAKKFNLDRRKTASILDTFSCFIQGIIPYGAQMLMAAGVAGISPISIVGNLYYPFTMGTFALLAIIFRYPRKYS from the coding sequence ATGAACGAAGAAAAGATAAATAAGGACCTTTCAGGTTGGTTGGCACTCAGCCCGTTATTTGTTTTCTTATGCCTCTATCTGGTGACCTCGGTCATCGTCAATGATTTCTATAAAGTCCCGATTACCGTAGCATTTTTAGTATCTTCCTGCTATGCTATTGCCATTACCCGCGGATTAAAACTGGATCAACGCATTTATCAGTTTTCGGTGGGTGCTTCCAATAAAAATATCATGTTAATGATATGGATTTTTATCCTCGCAGGCGCATTTGCACAAAGTGCCAAACAGATGGGAGCTATCGATGCGACTGTAAATCTCACCTTGCATATCCTGCCCGATAATCTATTACTGGCAGGCATATTTATTGCCGCCTGTTTTATCTCACTTTCCATCGGTACAAGTGTCGGTACGATTGTTGCACTGACTCCCGTAGCTACCGGATTGGCGGCAAAAACAGGTATAGATGTTCCTTTCATGGTGGCCGTAGTAGTAGGCGGTTCTTTTTTCGGTGATAACCTGTCCTTCATTTCCGATACCACCATTGCTTCCACGAAGACTCAGGGATGTGTGATGCGGGACAAATTCCGGGTGAATTCGATGGTGGTAGTTCCGGCAGCGATCATCGTACTGGGCATCTATGTCGTGCAAGGATTATCCGTCACGGCGATTCCTTCGATTCAGGAAATAGAGTGGATAAAAGTCATTCCTTATCTCATTGTTTTGGGAACGGCTGTGGCGGGTATCAATGTGATGATTATCTTGTTACTCGGAATTATTTCTACTGCCATAATCGGGATCGTAACCGGAAGTTTTGGCGTTTTCGACTGCTTTGCCGCTATGGGAAACGGTATTACCGGCATGGGCGAACTTATTATCATTACGTTGCTTGCCGGAGGAATGCTCGAAACCATTCGTTTTAATGGAGGAATCAATTTCATTATCACTAAACTCACCCGCCATGTCCATGGGAAACGGGGTGCAGAATTATGTATCGCAGCTTTAGTAAGTATCGCCAACCTTTGTACGGCCAACAATACCATAGCCATTATCACCACCGGTCCCATCGCTAAAGATATTGCTAAAAAGTTCAACCTCGACCGTAGGAAAACAGCCAGTATCCTCGACACATTTTCCTGTTTTATCCAGGGAATCATCCCCTATGGAGCGCAAATGTTGATGGCAGCAGGGGTAGCCGGCATTTCTCCGATCAGCATTGTCGGTAATCTGTATTATCCTTTCACGATGGGAACTTTTGCACTTCTGGCAATTATTTTTAGATATCCCAGAAAGTATTCGTAA